The sequence GGAGCGCGAGCCCGGGGTTGCTCGCGATGTCGAACTCGTGGATGCCCGAGGTCTCCTCGGTCCAGAGCCCGGCGGCCGTCGCGATCGCGACGTAGTCCCGCGCGGTCGTCAGGTAGAGCGACCCCTGCGTGGCGTACACGAGCCCCGGATCGCCGAACACGACGACGTCGCGCTGGGGCGCGGCCGGCGAGTCGAGATCGATGCTGACGATCGAAGTCACCGCCATGCCGGCGGGCGTCATCGGGCCGTAGCCGTCCGTGCACAGGGCGATCGCCTGGGACTCGGCGAGCTCCGGCGAGGCGGCGAGCGTGTCGCGCTTGCGCGGCAGCACCTCCTCGAGCGTGGCGTTGCCGATGATCGACACGTTGTCGCTCCAGAGCTCCTCGAACGCCTGATTGAGCTCTTCCTCGGAGGTCGGGAGCGGCGATGGCCAGGTCGGGAGCTGGAACGCGGCGATCGGGCTCTCCAGCACGACGCGGAGCGCGTTGTCGACCCGGCGCGAGGTCACGTAGCGGCCCGCGTAGTCGATGGATCGCAGCAGCGCGGGCGCGGCGCGGTCCGAGACGTCCACGAGCGCAATCCGCGTGTAGCCGGGCGCTGGCTGCGTTGCCCAGTCCCCGCCTGCGACAGGCGCGTCCGGGAGCTCGATGCCCGGATCGATCTCCGCCTCGCTGAGCTCGGAGAAGACGACCGCGAGGTCGCCGCGCAGCAGGAGCTCGGTGGGAGTGCCGCCGATCGCGAGCGATCCGAGGCGCTCCATCGCGCCGCCATCGGCAGAGGCGATGACGAGCCGACCCGCGCTCAAAGCGTACAGGAAGTCGCCATCGGTCTTCACGAGGTCCGCCTCGTCGACGCCGTGCTCCTGCACGTTGGTGCCGGTGTAGTCCGCATCGCCGTCTGCGTCGGCGTCCGCGTCGGCGTCCGCGTCGGCGTCCGCGTCCACATCCGAATCGGCGTCGGAATCCGAATCGGTGTCGGAGTCCGAATCGACGTCGGAATCCGCGTCGGTGTCGACATCGGTGTCGACGTCGATGTCCGGCCCCGGGTCGTCGGGCAGCGCCGCCTCGGCCCACGCCTTGCGGATCATCATCCTGGCCGCCAAAGCGTCCCGCGCCGCGCCCCGGATGTAGTCCTCCATCTGGCCGCAGTCGGAGAACCGGGCGAGCTCGTGATCCGGGGTCTCCGACATCGGCCACTTCGGCCCGGTGTCGTCGTCCGTTCCGGACGTGTCGAAGTCGTGCCCCATGGTGTCCTCGGCGGCGGGCGCCCCGCCGGGCCGCTCGGCGCAGCCGCTCGCGAAGCACAGGACGCAGGTCGCAGCGAGGGCGGCCCGGATCGGGAAGTGTGCTCTGTCGCGCATGGTCTCCTCCGTCGCGTCACAACGCGATGACGCAGCGTCCGCCGACCGCGGGCGAGGCCGACGCCGGATCGCGGCTGTCGCGCGCCGCCGTGCGGAACGCCGATGCATAGAAGTCGTTCCAGTTGCCGCCGCGCACGACGCGCTCGTCGCCAGCGGAAGGACCGGCCGGGTCCGTGCAGGGGTACGACGCGCAGCCGCCGAGGTCGGCGCCGTAGAGATCGCGCGTCCACTCCGAGACGTTGCAGGCCATGTTGTCGAGGCCGGCGCCGGTGGACGGCTTCGTGCCCACCGCGTCGGTGTGGCCGAGGCCGCAGCCCGGATCGCCGTCGTTCATCACGGCGCGATCGCAGGATGGCGCCGGCGAGCTGCCCCACGGGTAGATCCAGTACGCCTCGCCGTCGCCGTCGTGGTCGCCGCGCATCGCGCGCTCCCACTGCGCCTCGGTGGGGAGGTCGCCGCCGACGTGCTGGCAGAACTCGCGCATCCCGTCCCAGTCGATGCAGTTGACGGGGTGATTCTCGCGGTCCGGCAGCCCGTAGTTGCAGCTCGAGCCCGTCGCGACGTGCGACGGGTCGCAGGCGTCGTCCGCGACGCAGCCCGCGTACATCTCCACCGTGACCTCGGTCGAGAGGATCCAGAACGGCGACAGGACGACCTCGTGCCGCGCCTCCTCGGTGCCGCAGGACGGATCGAGG is a genomic window of Pseudomonadota bacterium containing:
- a CDS encoding beta-propeller domain-containing protein gives rise to the protein MRDRAHFPIRAALAATCVLCFASGCAERPGGAPAAEDTMGHDFDTSGTDDDTGPKWPMSETPDHELARFSDCGQMEDYIRGAARDALAARMMIRKAWAEAALPDDPGPDIDVDTDVDTDADSDVDSDSDTDSDSDADSDVDADADADADADADADGDADYTGTNVQEHGVDEADLVKTDGDFLYALSAGRLVIASADGGAMERLGSLAIGGTPTELLLRGDLAVVFSELSEAEIDPGIELPDAPVAGGDWATQPAPGYTRIALVDVSDRAAPALLRSIDYAGRYVTSRRVDNALRVVLESPIAAFQLPTWPSPLPTSEEELNQAFEELWSDNVSIIGNATLEEVLPRKRDTLAASPELAESQAIALCTDGYGPMTPAGMAVTSIVSIDLDSPAAPQRDVVVFGDPGLVYATQGSLYLTTARDYVAIATAAGLWTEETSGIHEFDIASNPGLALHEASGEVAGRMLNQFCLGEHEGFLRVATTTGSTVADFDNHLQIFEQIGADLVVVSELHGIGAGEIFYSARFLGDRGFIVTMAPEEIPEEEEEWEDEGEGEDPLFTLDLADPYAPTVVGIWEGPGWASYVHPIGETLLLAVGMDFGLVHVSLYDLADFSSPTLVERFYLGGTESTPALWNHKAFTYAAPLDLIALPVTTGSWQSGVRLLDVSETGIEARGDLLLGGGEGSVSPTLRAHVIGDVAYAVSRCRITSAPLDAPGAEIDSVALYDGSSCDEENPWGI